The Calditrichota bacterium genome window below encodes:
- a CDS encoding NAD-dependent epimerase/dehydratase family protein, with protein sequence MRVLITGATGMIGSGVLIECLESDFVESVLIVGRRSCGKQHPKITEILHRDFLDFSPLERELTGLDACFYCLGVKVGMMREANYRRITVEYAAALGAILVRRSPGLAMCFLSGEGVDPTRPSRLMWVRVKGEAEQLMSTLPFERLHIFRPGYIHPEKGVRPSYFIYQFSDLFYPLLRLLMPRWVCTTSQIGRAMIAAALGKSDRQILSSRDIVQLSAAMEACR encoded by the coding sequence ATGAGAGTCCTCATTACCGGCGCAACCGGCATGATCGGCAGCGGGGTTCTGATCGAATGCCTCGAGAGCGATTTCGTCGAAAGCGTCCTTATCGTCGGACGGCGGTCGTGCGGGAAGCAGCATCCGAAGATCACCGAAATCCTGCACCGGGACTTTCTCGACTTTTCACCGCTGGAGCGTGAACTGACCGGCCTCGATGCCTGCTTCTACTGCCTCGGCGTCAAGGTGGGTATGATGAGGGAAGCCAACTACCGACGGATCACGGTCGAGTATGCCGCCGCACTGGGAGCAATCCTCGTGAGACGTTCGCCCGGTCTGGCGATGTGCTTCCTTTCCGGTGAAGGGGTCGATCCGACCCGGCCGAGTCGCCTGATGTGGGTGCGGGTGAAAGGCGAGGCTGAACAATTGATGAGCACCCTGCCTTTCGAGCGGCTTCACATCTTTCGGCCCGGCTACATACACCCCGAAAAAGGCGTTCGTCCATCCTATTTCATTTATCAATTTAGCGATCTGTTCTATCCGCTTCTTCGCCTGCTTATGCCCCGATGGGTATGCACAACCTCTCAGATCGGCCGGGCAATGATCGCGGCAGCTTTGGGTAAGTCCGATCGCCAGATACTCTCCAGCCGCGACATTGTGCAATTGTCAGCGGCGATGGAAGCGTGTCGTTAA
- a CDS encoding site-specific DNA-methyltransferase, whose translation MSGCGILSMDKEDRLPDNELYYGDNLDILRRCIADESVDLIYLDPPFNSKRVYNVIFHDKTGREPASQIEAFNDTWSWGETAQDAYDDLMRSPAAPASLKETMRAFKSFLDETDLMAYLAMMAIRLVEMHRVLKPTGALYLHCDPTASHYLKIVLDHVFGKRSFRNEIIWHYRRWTASSKRFQRMHDVLLFYSHSDDHSINQIEVLPTEGQLRKHKRGWDRNTVPIDGVRKPQLIIYDQDKVDAAVNDGRLKLNEFARIVEPKTEMTIAPDVWIIDYLNSQAKERLGYPTQKPLALLERIIKASSNSGDMVLDPFCGCGTAVVAAEKLGRRWIGIDITYLAVGKIKERLAGEFPQAKYREFGIPRSIADARILFQQSPIEFQKWAVSLVGGQSRASRGGGDRGVDGVLFFRDFDHKYHKIIIEVKGGGYQPKDVRALKAVMDRDGAPLGLMIVLEEPTKGMLTESAALGKWKLPGGAADYPVLQILSIEDYFSGRLPRLPDTSVTHRSAGLQLAEREITTSINWAD comes from the coding sequence ATGTCCGGGTGCGGGATCCTATCAATGGATAAGGAGGATAGACTGCCCGACAACGAACTCTACTACGGGGACAATCTCGACATCCTTCGAAGGTGCATCGCCGACGAATCGGTCGATCTGATCTACCTCGATCCTCCGTTCAACTCGAAGCGCGTCTATAATGTCATCTTTCACGACAAGACGGGCCGCGAACCGGCGTCGCAGATCGAGGCCTTCAACGACACCTGGAGTTGGGGTGAAACCGCCCAGGACGCCTACGACGACCTGATGCGGAGTCCGGCGGCTCCGGCGTCGCTAAAGGAGACGATGCGCGCTTTCAAGTCATTCCTCGACGAGACCGACCTGATGGCTTACCTCGCGATGATGGCAATCCGGCTGGTCGAAATGCACCGCGTCCTGAAGCCGACCGGCGCGCTCTATCTGCACTGCGACCCGACCGCAAGCCATTACTTGAAGATTGTGCTCGACCATGTGTTCGGGAAGCGGTCGTTTCGCAATGAGATAATCTGGCACTACAGGCGATGGACGGCATCTTCAAAACGCTTTCAAAGAATGCACGACGTGCTGCTCTTCTATTCTCACTCTGATGATCACAGCATCAACCAGATTGAGGTTTTACCTACCGAAGGTCAATTGCGCAAGCACAAGCGGGGATGGGATCGGAACACGGTCCCTATCGACGGGGTGCGCAAACCGCAACTTATTATCTATGATCAAGATAAAGTCGATGCAGCAGTCAATGACGGTCGGCTAAAATTGAACGAATTCGCCCGAATTGTCGAACCGAAGACCGAGATGACTATCGCTCCGGACGTTTGGATCATTGACTATCTCAATTCCCAAGCCAAGGAGCGTCTCGGCTACCCTACGCAGAAGCCGCTTGCACTTCTTGAGCGCATAATCAAGGCCTCGTCCAACTCGGGCGATATGGTGTTGGATCCGTTCTGCGGCTGCGGAACGGCAGTTGTTGCGGCCGAGAAATTGGGCCGCCGATGGATCGGTATCGATATTACATACCTCGCTGTCGGCAAGATCAAGGAACGACTGGCCGGGGAGTTCCCGCAGGCGAAGTATCGCGAATTCGGCATACCGCGTTCGATTGCCGATGCGCGGATTCTCTTTCAGCAGTCCCCGATAGAGTTTCAAAAGTGGGCGGTTTCGCTGGTCGGCGGACAGTCGCGAGCCAGCCGCGGCGGAGGAGACCGCGGTGTGGATGGAGTGCTCTTTTTTCGGGATTTCGATCACAAGTATCACAAGATCATTATCGAAGTGAAGGGCGGCGGTTACCAACCGAAGGATGTCCGGGCATTGAAGGCGGTGATGGATCGCGACGGCGCACCGCTGGGCTTGATGATTGTGCTCGAAGAACCGACCAAGGGCATGCTCACCGAATCCGCCGCCTTGGGCAAGTGGAAACTCCCTGGCGGCGCGGCGGACTATCCGGTCCTGCAAATTCTCTCGATTGAGGATTACTTTTCCGGACGCCTGCCGCGACTGCCCGACACAAGCGTAACTCATAGGTCGGCAGGTCTCCAACTCGCCGAACGTGAAATCACTACCTCCATCAACTGGGCGGATTAG
- a CDS encoding glyoxalase, giving the protein MGVNFIIYVADQKASADFYARFLDSAPTLDVPGMTEFTLPGGAVLGLMPIRGIRRLLGDALPGEDWETQTPRCELYLTVSDAAAYFTRAREAGARAVLPVEERDWGHRAGYLLDPDGHVVAVGEAI; this is encoded by the coding sequence ATGGGTGTGAACTTCATCATCTATGTAGCCGATCAGAAGGCGAGTGCGGATTTCTATGCCCGTTTTCTTGATTCTGCACCGACGTTGGATGTTCCCGGTATGACCGAATTCACCCTGCCGGGCGGCGCCGTGCTCGGCTTGATGCCAATTCGAGGCATACGAAGACTGCTTGGTGATGCTCTGCCGGGTGAAGATTGGGAGACTCAGACGCCGCGCTGTGAACTCTATTTGACTGTATCGGATGCGGCAGCATATTTCACGCGCGCTCGGGAAGCTGGCGCCCGGGCGGTGCTCCCCGTCGAAGAACGCGATTGGGGGCATAGAGCCGGTTATCTGCTCGATCCCGACGGGCATGTCGTCGCAGTTGGCGAAGCGATATAG